A single genomic interval of Stenotrophomonas sp. ZAC14D1_NAIMI4_1 harbors:
- the purB gene encoding adenylosuccinate lyase has translation MSDYALLALSPLDGRYAGKVDALRPIFSEYGLIKARITVEVEWLLALGAEPGIVELAAFSEAATTRLRALAANLTAAQAARVKEIERTTNHDVKAVEYFIKEQLKDDAELAPALEFVHFACTSEDINNLSYGLMLEQARREVLLPSLDGVAATLRTLAHAQAAQPMLSRTHGQTASPTTLGKELANVVARLERQRRQIAAVELTGKINGAVGNYNAHVASYPDVDWPAFAERFVTSLGLVFNPYTTQIEPHDNIAEIGDAARRANIILIDLARDIWGYISLGYFKQRLKEGEVGSSTMPHKVNPIDFENAEGNFGIANALFEHFSAKLPISRWQRDLTDSTVLRALGTAFGHGQVALDSLAKGLGKLEVNPQRLDADLDAAWEVLAEAVQTVMRRHGLPNPYEQLKALTRGQGITAESMRAFVETLALPEDAKQSLREMTPGSYTGLAEALARKI, from the coding sequence ATGTCCGATTACGCCCTGCTCGCCCTGTCCCCGCTCGATGGCCGCTATGCCGGCAAGGTCGACGCCCTGCGCCCGATCTTCTCCGAATACGGCCTGATCAAGGCCCGCATCACGGTCGAAGTCGAGTGGCTGCTGGCCCTGGGCGCCGAGCCGGGCATCGTCGAACTGGCCGCGTTCTCCGAGGCGGCCACCACCCGCCTGCGCGCCCTCGCCGCCAACCTCACCGCGGCCCAGGCCGCGCGCGTGAAGGAGATCGAGCGCACCACCAACCATGACGTCAAGGCGGTGGAGTACTTCATCAAGGAACAGCTGAAGGACGACGCCGAGCTGGCCCCGGCGCTGGAGTTCGTGCACTTCGCCTGCACCAGCGAGGACATCAACAACCTCAGCTACGGCCTGATGCTGGAACAGGCCCGCCGCGAAGTGCTGCTGCCGAGCCTGGACGGCGTCGCCGCCACCCTGCGCACCCTGGCCCACGCCCAGGCCGCACAGCCGATGCTGTCGCGCACCCACGGCCAGACCGCCTCGCCGACCACCCTGGGCAAGGAGCTGGCCAACGTTGTCGCCCGCCTGGAGCGCCAGCGCCGGCAGATCGCCGCGGTCGAGCTGACCGGCAAGATCAACGGCGCGGTGGGCAACTACAACGCCCACGTGGCCAGCTACCCGGACGTGGACTGGCCGGCCTTCGCCGAGCGCTTCGTGACCAGCCTGGGCCTGGTGTTCAACCCGTACACCACGCAGATCGAGCCGCACGACAACATCGCCGAGATCGGCGATGCCGCGCGCCGCGCCAACATCATCCTGATCGACCTGGCCCGCGACATCTGGGGCTACATCTCGCTGGGCTACTTCAAGCAGCGCCTGAAGGAAGGCGAAGTCGGTTCGTCGACGATGCCGCACAAGGTGAACCCGATCGATTTCGAGAACGCCGAGGGCAACTTCGGCATCGCCAACGCGCTGTTCGAGCATTTCAGCGCGAAGCTGCCGATCAGCCGCTGGCAGCGTGACCTGACCGATTCCACGGTGCTGCGCGCACTGGGCACCGCCTTCGGCCACGGCCAGGTGGCGCTGGATTCGCTGGCCAAGGGCCTGGGCAAGCTGGAAGTGAACCCGCAGCGCCTGGATGCCGATCTGGACGCGGCCTGGGAAGTGCTGGCCGAGGCCGTGCAGACGGTGATGCGCCGCCATGGCCTGCCGAACCCGTACGAGCAGCTGAAGGCGCTGACGCGTGGCCAGGGCATCACGGCGGAGTCGATGCGGGCGTTCGTGGAGACGCTGGCGCTGCCGGAGGATGCCAAGCAGTCGCTGCGTGAGATGACCCCGGGCAGCTACACGGGTCTGGCTGAGGCGCTGGCTCGCAAGATCTGA
- the sucB gene encoding dihydrolipoyllysine-residue succinyltransferase encodes MATEVKAPVLPESVADGTIATWHKKVGDAVKRDENLLDLETDKVVLEVPSPVDGVIKEIKFKEGDTVTSSQVVAIIEEGAVAAAPAPAAEAAPAAAAAPAAAAPAAAAAPAPAAKSAADTLPPGARFTAITEGVNPADVDGTGRRGAVTKEDIVNFARNGGAGKAGGARPEERVPMTRIRKRIAERLMESKNSTAMLTTFNEVDLSKVSAARKDLQDEFVKAHGIKLGFMSFFVKAAANALQRFPLVNASIDGDDIIYHGYSDISIAVSTEKGLVTPVLRNVERMSFADIEKTIADYAKKARDGKLGLDELQGGTFTVTNGGTFGSLLSTPIINPPQSAILGMHAIKERPIAQNGQVVIAPMMYLALSYDHRIIDGKDSVQFLVDIKNQLENPGRMLFGL; translated from the coding sequence ATGGCCACCGAAGTCAAAGCCCCGGTACTGCCCGAATCCGTCGCCGACGGCACCATCGCCACCTGGCACAAGAAGGTGGGCGACGCCGTCAAGCGCGACGAAAACCTGCTTGACCTGGAAACCGACAAGGTCGTCCTGGAAGTGCCGTCGCCGGTCGATGGCGTGATCAAGGAGATCAAGTTCAAGGAAGGCGACACCGTGACCTCCAGCCAGGTCGTGGCGATCATCGAAGAAGGCGCCGTGGCTGCTGCCCCGGCTCCGGCCGCTGAAGCCGCTCCGGCTGCCGCCGCTGCCCCGGCCGCTGCTGCCCCGGCCGCTGCCGCCGCTCCGGCCCCGGCTGCCAAGTCGGCTGCCGACACCCTGCCGCCGGGTGCCCGCTTCACCGCCATCACCGAAGGCGTGAACCCGGCTGACGTCGACGGCACCGGCCGTCGCGGCGCCGTGACCAAGGAAGACATCGTCAACTTCGCCCGCAACGGCGGCGCCGGCAAGGCCGGTGGCGCACGTCCGGAAGAACGCGTGCCGATGACCCGCATCCGCAAGCGCATCGCCGAACGCCTGATGGAGTCGAAGAACTCCACCGCCATGCTGACCACCTTCAACGAAGTCGACCTGTCCAAGGTGTCGGCCGCGCGCAAGGACCTGCAGGACGAGTTCGTCAAGGCACACGGCATCAAGCTGGGCTTCATGAGCTTCTTCGTGAAGGCCGCTGCCAACGCCCTGCAGCGCTTCCCGCTGGTCAACGCCTCGATCGACGGCGACGACATCATCTACCACGGCTATTCGGACATCTCGATCGCCGTGTCCACCGAGAAGGGCCTGGTCACCCCGGTCCTGCGCAACGTCGAGCGCATGTCGTTCGCCGACATCGAAAAGACCATCGCCGACTACGCCAAGAAGGCGCGTGACGGCAAGCTGGGCCTGGACGAACTGCAGGGCGGCACCTTCACCGTGACCAACGGCGGCACCTTTGGTTCGCTGCTGTCGACCCCGATCATCAACCCGCCGCAGAGCGCCATCCTGGGCATGCACGCCATCAAGGAGCGTCCGATCGCCCAGAACGGCCAGGTCGTGATCGCGCCGATGATGTACCTGGCCCTGTCCTACGACCATCGCATCATCGATGGCAAGGACTCGGTGCAGTTCCTGGTGGACATCAAGAACCAGCTGGAAAACCCGGGCCGCATGCTGTTCGGCCTGTAA
- a CDS encoding cupin domain-containing protein, with translation MAARKSTAPLIEVTARPGKPLGMAPATFLRDFWQKRPLLIRNAFPDFQTPVQPEDLAGLACEEGVLARLIQHDKAQDGWRVRSGPFQEEVFPALPDRDWTLLVQDVDKWDPDVRALIEHFSFLPRWRMDDVMISFAATGGSVGAHVDQYDVFLLQAHGHRRWQIDASESIKGKRPPLGFRPDVELKLLQVFKPTHDWVLAPGDMLYLPPNVPHHGVAEDPCLTFSFGMRAPASAELISDYLDTLIADADENIRYQDPDLKVPADPNEIDTVAMARVITALNAIRMNDPDKLGDWFGRFITTYRAAGEVMAHQAAPAPEEVVQALASGLLLQRHPWARLAWRRAKRGASLYVSGQDFALPVKDAQRLAGAEQMDAAAYRGLSDKGRAVLQQLLVGGVFQLIDPNEVFDAEDEDEGEDAAVLGEVVEGHDQVAELDDEVVSDDVHTVNVHDDGIEVIVNFEDHDEDDSNDGRA, from the coding sequence ATGGCCGCCCGCAAGTCCACCGCTCCCCTCATCGAAGTCACCGCCCGCCCCGGCAAGCCGCTGGGCATGGCCCCGGCCACGTTCCTGCGCGACTTCTGGCAGAAGCGCCCGCTGCTGATCCGCAATGCCTTCCCCGATTTCCAGACCCCGGTGCAGCCGGAAGACCTGGCCGGGCTGGCCTGCGAGGAAGGCGTGCTGGCGCGCCTGATCCAGCACGACAAGGCCCAGGACGGCTGGCGCGTGCGCAGCGGCCCGTTCCAGGAAGAGGTGTTCCCCGCCCTGCCCGACCGCGACTGGACCCTGCTCGTGCAGGACGTCGACAAGTGGGACCCGGACGTGCGCGCCCTGATCGAGCACTTCAGCTTCCTGCCGCGCTGGCGCATGGATGACGTGATGATCAGCTTCGCCGCCACCGGTGGCTCGGTCGGCGCCCACGTCGACCAGTACGACGTGTTCCTGCTGCAGGCCCACGGCCACCGTCGCTGGCAGATCGACGCCAGCGAATCGATCAAGGGCAAGCGGCCCCCGCTGGGCTTCCGCCCGGACGTGGAACTGAAGCTGCTGCAGGTGTTCAAGCCGACCCACGACTGGGTGCTGGCGCCGGGCGACATGCTGTATCTGCCGCCGAACGTGCCGCACCACGGCGTGGCCGAAGACCCCTGCCTGACCTTCTCCTTCGGCATGCGCGCGCCGGCCTCGGCCGAGCTGATCAGCGACTACCTGGACACGCTCATCGCCGATGCGGACGAGAACATCCGTTACCAGGATCCCGACCTGAAGGTCCCGGCCGATCCGAACGAAATCGATACGGTAGCGATGGCACGGGTGATCACCGCGCTCAACGCCATCCGCATGAACGATCCGGACAAGCTGGGCGACTGGTTCGGCCGCTTCATCACCACCTACCGCGCGGCGGGCGAAGTGATGGCCCACCAGGCGGCACCGGCACCGGAAGAAGTGGTGCAGGCGCTGGCTTCGGGCCTGCTGCTGCAGCGCCACCCGTGGGCACGCCTGGCCTGGCGCCGGGCCAAGCGCGGCGCCAGCCTGTATGTCAGCGGCCAGGATTTCGCCCTGCCGGTGAAGGACGCACAGCGCCTGGCCGGCGCCGAGCAGATGGACGCGGCGGCCTATCGTGGCCTGTCCGACAAGGGCCGCGCGGTGCTGCAGCAGCTGCTGGTCGGCGGCGTGTTCCAGCTGATCGACCCGAACGAGGTGTTTGACGCCGAGGACGAGGACGAAGGCGAGGATGCCGCGGTGCTGGGCGAAGTGGTCGAAGGCCACGACCAGGTGGCCGAGCTCGACGACGAGGTGGTCTCCGACGACGTGCACACCGTAAACGTGCACGACGACGGCATCGAGGTCATCGTCAACTTCGAAGACCACGACGAAGACGACAGCAACGACGGCCGCGCCTGA
- the lpdA gene encoding dihydrolipoyl dehydrogenase yields the protein MAEQFDVVVIGAGPAGYHAAIRAAQLGLKTACIDAALGKDGKPALGGTCLRVGCIPSKALLDSSRQFWNMGHIFGDHGISFKDAKIDVEAMVGRKDKIVKQFTGGIAMLFKANKVATYYGFGELQPGNVVKVKQHDGSEVELKGTNVIIAAGSDSIELPFAKFDGDVIVDNVGGLDFTEVPNRLAVIGAGVIGLELGSVWKRLGAEVTILEALPEFLAVADAEVAKTAAKEFKKQGLDIRLGAKVSKTEITGKGKKKEVVVTYTDSEGEKTLTVDKLLVAVGRRAATKGLLAEGTGVKVNERGQIEVDAHCHTGVNGVWAVGDCVRGPMLAHKGFEEGIAVAELIAGLPGHVNFDTIPWVIYTEPELAWVGKTEAQLKAEGIPYKAGSFPFAANGRAVAMIEPAGFVKILAHAETDRILGMHLVGANVSELVHEGVLTMEFSGSADDLARICHAHPSLSEVIHDAAMAVSKRAIHKAN from the coding sequence ATGGCTGAACAATTCGACGTCGTCGTCATCGGTGCAGGCCCGGCCGGTTACCACGCTGCCATCCGCGCGGCACAGCTGGGCCTGAAGACCGCCTGCATCGACGCAGCGCTGGGCAAGGACGGCAAGCCGGCACTGGGCGGCACCTGCCTGCGCGTGGGCTGCATCCCGTCCAAGGCGCTGCTGGATTCCTCGCGCCAGTTCTGGAACATGGGCCACATCTTTGGCGACCACGGCATCAGCTTCAAGGATGCCAAGATCGACGTCGAAGCGATGGTTGGCCGCAAGGACAAGATCGTCAAGCAGTTCACTGGCGGCATCGCCATGCTGTTCAAGGCCAACAAGGTCGCCACCTACTACGGTTTCGGTGAACTGCAGCCGGGCAACGTGGTCAAGGTGAAGCAGCACGACGGTTCGGAAGTCGAGCTGAAGGGCACCAACGTCATCATCGCCGCCGGTTCGGATTCGATCGAACTGCCGTTCGCCAAGTTCGACGGCGACGTCATCGTCGACAACGTCGGCGGCCTGGACTTCACCGAAGTGCCGAACCGCCTGGCCGTGATCGGCGCCGGCGTCATCGGCCTGGAACTGGGCAGCGTGTGGAAGCGCCTGGGCGCTGAAGTCACCATCCTGGAAGCACTGCCGGAGTTCCTGGCCGTGGCCGACGCCGAAGTGGCCAAGACCGCTGCCAAGGAATTCAAGAAGCAGGGCCTGGACATCCGCCTCGGTGCCAAGGTCTCCAAGACCGAGATCACCGGCAAGGGCAAGAAGAAGGAAGTCGTTGTCACCTACACCGACAGCGAAGGCGAGAAGACCCTGACCGTGGACAAGCTGCTGGTGGCCGTCGGCCGTCGCGCCGCCACCAAGGGCCTGCTGGCCGAAGGCACCGGCGTGAAGGTCAACGAGCGTGGCCAGATCGAAGTCGACGCGCACTGCCACACCGGCGTCAACGGCGTCTGGGCAGTGGGTGACTGCGTGCGCGGCCCGATGCTGGCGCACAAGGGCTTCGAGGAAGGCATCGCGGTTGCCGAACTGATCGCCGGCCTGCCGGGCCACGTCAACTTCGACACCATCCCGTGGGTCATCTACACCGAGCCGGAACTGGCCTGGGTCGGCAAGACCGAAGCGCAGCTGAAGGCCGAAGGCATTCCGTACAAGGCCGGCAGCTTCCCGTTCGCCGCCAACGGTCGCGCCGTGGCGATGATCGAGCCGGCAGGCTTCGTGAAGATCCTGGCCCATGCCGAAACCGATCGCATCCTCGGCATGCACCTGGTCGGCGCCAACGTCTCCGAGCTGGTGCACGAAGGCGTGCTGACCATGGAGTTCAGCGGCTCGGCCGATGACCTGGCCCGCATCTGCCACGCCCACCCGTCGCTGTCGGAAGTGATCCACGACGCGGCGATGGCGGTCAGCAAGCGCGCCATCCACAAGGCGAACTGA
- a CDS encoding GNAT family N-acetyltransferase produces the protein MATIRVQQVSHADAHAAIHDVRQRVFVQEQGIAAELERDALDPVSAHALALDADGQPVGTGRLAPDGRIGRMAVLASHRNQGVGEALLDALVEAGRALGLAEVHLHAQLPARDFYARQGFLPEGAVFEEAGIGHQQMRRRLGVASAIDSRAEAVAITTAIIHRARRQLWLHSRQLDPGLLDAAPVQAALRRFVTARHDKQLRVIVHDAAAIAAAGSPLLALAQRLPSVIQFREVSDPIDRALASACLVNDAGDFYFRLIGHRLDGEAGIALPARSQPFEQQLQRVWDRSRDCSELRALGI, from the coding sequence ATGGCCACCATCCGGGTCCAGCAGGTCAGCCACGCCGACGCCCACGCCGCCATCCACGACGTGCGGCAGCGGGTGTTCGTGCAGGAACAGGGCATCGCGGCCGAGCTTGAGCGGGATGCGCTGGACCCGGTCAGCGCCCACGCGCTGGCCCTGGACGCCGATGGCCAGCCGGTCGGCACCGGCCGGCTCGCCCCCGATGGCCGCATCGGCCGCATGGCGGTGCTGGCCAGCCACCGCAACCAGGGGGTCGGCGAGGCCCTGCTGGACGCACTGGTCGAGGCCGGGCGCGCGCTCGGCCTGGCCGAGGTGCACCTGCATGCGCAGCTGCCAGCCCGTGATTTCTACGCCCGCCAGGGCTTCCTGCCCGAAGGCGCGGTCTTCGAGGAGGCCGGCATCGGCCACCAGCAGATGCGCCGCCGGCTGGGCGTGGCCAGCGCCATCGACAGCCGCGCCGAGGCCGTGGCCATCACCACCGCCATCATCCACCGGGCGCGGCGCCAGCTGTGGCTGCACAGCCGCCAGCTCGACCCCGGCCTGCTGGATGCAGCACCGGTGCAGGCGGCCCTGCGCCGCTTCGTCACCGCCCGCCACGACAAGCAATTGCGGGTGATCGTGCACGACGCGGCCGCCATTGCTGCTGCCGGTTCCCCGCTGCTGGCGCTGGCCCAGCGCCTGCCCAGTGTGATCCAGTTCCGCGAGGTCAGCGATCCGATCGACCGTGCGCTGGCCTCGGCCTGCCTCGTCAATGACGCGGGCGACTTCTACTTTCGTCTTATCGGCCATCGGCTGGACGGCGAAGCCGGGATCGCGCTGCCCGCACGTTCGCAGCCGTTCGAGCAGCAATTGCAGCGCGTCTGGGACCGTTCGCGCGATTGCAGCGAACTGCGCGCGCTCGGCATCTGA
- a CDS encoding 2-oxoglutarate dehydrogenase E1 component, protein MDNQLKQFAQSSQLAGGNASYVEDLYEQYLVSPDSVDPKWKTYFDGFKGREAGDIPHSAVISHIADAAKDALKAGTGTGAGDERERNVGRLITAYRSRGHLDARLDPLGLTTPVNTPDLGLPFHSLSDGDLNSEFSTGGVGGQPRMKLRDLLARLKATYTGSIGAEFMHIAEVEQRQWIYKKLELAGGNYQLDADTQRRTLERLTAAEGLERYLHTKYVGQKRFSLEGGDSLIPMMDTIIRSAGKDGVKDVVVGMAHRGRLNVLVNTLGKNPRKLFDEFEGKFEHDEHASAGDVKYHMGFSADVATDGGPVHLALAFNPSHLEIADPVVAGSVRSRQERRKDTARKQVMPILIHGDAAFSGQGVVMELFQMSQARGFAVGGTVHIVVNNQVGFTTSNPLDTRSTRYATDVAKMIAAPVLHVNGDDPEAVVFAAQLAFEFRQKFAKDVVIDLMCYRRWGHNEADEPAITQPLMYQVIRKHPTTRELYAEQLEKAGVIAAGAGKAMVDAYRDKLDGGEVTTELAKVEKTPPTSPLFVDWPKLLEGKLSDEISTKVDKDKLVELAKLINTVPEEVQLHSRVSKVYDDRRKMAAGEIPGDWGFAENLAYATLLDEGNALRLVGQDVGRGTFTHRHAILHDQKTDNYYLPLRQLVDSPEKATIIDSLLSEEAVMAYEYGFSTTDPNTLCIWEGQFGDFANGAQVVIDQFIAAGEAKWGRISGLTLLLPHGYEGQGPEHSSARLERFLQLCALENMLVVVPSTPAQAFHMLRRQQHLTTRKPLVVMSPKSLLRHKLAVSTLDELANGEFQHLIGDANADAKKVKRVVLCSGKVYYDLLEDQTKRGQDDVAIIRVEQLYPFPRALLAAELKKYGKATDVVWTQEEPQNQGAWYQIRHHLQFCLAEGQNLHYAGRARSASPAAGHMADHVREQQQLVADALVNPFNDTFAE, encoded by the coding sequence GTGGACAATCAACTGAAGCAGTTTGCGCAATCTTCGCAACTCGCCGGCGGCAACGCCTCCTATGTCGAGGACCTGTACGAGCAGTACCTGGTCTCCCCGGATAGTGTCGATCCCAAATGGAAAACCTACTTCGACGGCTTCAAGGGCCGTGAAGCAGGCGACATTCCGCACTCGGCCGTCATCTCCCACATCGCGGACGCGGCCAAGGATGCGCTGAAAGCCGGCACCGGCACGGGTGCAGGCGACGAGCGTGAGCGCAATGTCGGTCGTCTGATCACTGCCTACCGCTCGCGCGGCCACCTCGATGCGCGCCTGGACCCGCTGGGCCTGACCACGCCGGTCAACACCCCGGACCTGGGCCTGCCGTTCCACAGCCTGTCCGACGGCGATCTCAACAGTGAGTTCAGCACCGGCGGCGTCGGCGGCCAGCCGCGCATGAAGCTGCGTGACCTGCTGGCACGCCTGAAGGCGACCTACACCGGCTCGATCGGTGCAGAGTTCATGCACATCGCCGAAGTCGAGCAGCGCCAGTGGATCTACAAGAAGCTGGAACTGGCCGGTGGCAACTACCAGCTGGACGCTGACACCCAGCGCCGCACGCTGGAGCGCCTGACCGCCGCCGAAGGCCTCGAGCGCTACCTGCACACCAAGTACGTCGGCCAGAAGCGCTTCTCGCTGGAAGGCGGCGACTCGCTGATCCCGATGATGGACACCATCATCCGCAGCGCCGGCAAGGATGGCGTCAAGGACGTGGTCGTCGGCATGGCCCACCGCGGCCGCCTGAACGTGCTCGTCAACACCCTCGGCAAGAACCCGCGCAAGCTGTTCGACGAGTTCGAAGGCAAGTTCGAGCACGACGAGCACGCCTCGGCCGGCGACGTGAAGTACCACATGGGCTTCTCGGCCGACGTGGCCACCGACGGTGGCCCGGTGCACCTGGCGCTGGCGTTCAACCCGTCGCACCTGGAAATCGCCGACCCGGTGGTTGCCGGTTCCGTGCGTTCGCGCCAGGAGCGCCGCAAGGACACCGCCCGCAAGCAGGTCATGCCGATCCTCATCCACGGCGACGCGGCCTTCTCCGGCCAGGGCGTGGTCATGGAGCTGTTCCAGATGTCGCAGGCCCGCGGCTTCGCCGTCGGCGGCACCGTGCACATCGTGGTCAACAACCAGGTCGGCTTCACCACCTCCAACCCGCTGGATACGCGCTCCACGCGCTATGCCACCGACGTGGCGAAGATGATCGCCGCACCGGTGCTGCACGTGAACGGCGATGATCCGGAAGCAGTCGTGTTCGCCGCGCAGCTGGCCTTCGAGTTCCGCCAGAAGTTCGCCAAGGACGTGGTCATCGACCTGATGTGCTACCGCCGTTGGGGCCACAACGAGGCCGACGAACCGGCGATCACCCAGCCGCTGATGTACCAGGTGATCCGCAAGCACCCGACCACCCGCGAGCTGTACGCCGAGCAGCTGGAAAAGGCAGGCGTGATCGCCGCCGGCGCCGGCAAGGCGATGGTCGATGCGTACCGCGACAAGCTGGACGGTGGCGAAGTGACCACCGAACTGGCCAAGGTCGAGAAGACCCCGCCGACCAGCCCGCTGTTCGTCGATTGGCCGAAGCTGCTGGAAGGCAAGCTGTCCGATGAGATCTCCACCAAGGTGGACAAGGACAAGCTGGTCGAGCTGGCCAAGCTGATCAATACCGTGCCGGAAGAAGTGCAGCTGCACTCGCGCGTGTCGAAGGTCTACGACGACCGCCGCAAGATGGCCGCCGGCGAGATCCCGGGCGACTGGGGCTTTGCCGAGAACCTGGCCTACGCCACCCTGCTGGACGAGGGCAATGCCCTGCGCCTGGTCGGCCAGGACGTCGGCCGCGGCACCTTCACCCACCGCCACGCGATCCTGCACGACCAGAAGACCGACAACTACTACCTGCCGCTGCGGCAGCTGGTGGATTCGCCGGAGAAGGCCACCATCATCGATTCGCTGCTGAGCGAAGAAGCCGTGATGGCCTACGAGTACGGTTTCTCGACCACCGATCCCAACACCCTGTGCATCTGGGAAGGCCAGTTCGGCGACTTCGCCAACGGCGCCCAGGTGGTGATCGACCAGTTCATCGCCGCCGGCGAAGCCAAGTGGGGGCGTATTTCCGGCCTGACCCTGCTGCTGCCGCACGGTTATGAAGGCCAAGGCCCGGAACACAGCTCGGCGCGCCTGGAGCGCTTCCTGCAGCTGTGCGCGCTGGAAAACATGCTGGTCGTGGTTCCGTCCACCCCGGCACAGGCCTTCCACATGCTGCGCCGCCAGCAGCACCTGACCACCCGCAAGCCGCTGGTGGTGATGTCGCCCAAGTCGCTGCTGCGCCACAAGCTGGCCGTGTCGACCCTGGACGAGCTGGCCAACGGCGAGTTCCAGCACCTGATCGGCGATGCCAATGCCGATGCCAAGAAGGTCAAGCGCGTGGTGCTGTGCTCGGGCAAGGTCTACTACGACCTGCTGGAAGACCAGACCAAGCGTGGCCAGGACGACGTGGCGATCATCCGCGTGGAACAGCTGTACCCGTTCCCGCGTGCGCTGCTGGCCGCCGAACTGAAGAAGTACGGCAAGGCCACCGACGTGGTGTGGACGCAGGAAGAACCGCAGAACCAGGGTGCGTGGTACCAGATCCGCCACCACCTGCAGTTCTGCCTGGCCGAAGGCCAGAACCTGCACTACGCCGGTCGCGCACGTTCGGCTTCGCCGGCTGCCGGTCACATGGCTGACCACGTCCGCGAACAGCAGCAGCTGGTCGCCGATGCACTGGTCAACCCGTTCAACGACACGTTCGCTGAATAA
- a CDS encoding class II fumarate hydratase, whose translation MSKAASKGGTATFRIEHDSMGELQVPADALWGAQTQRAVENFPVSGQRMPRGFIRALGLVKGAAAGVNAELGHLPKVVAKAIQVAAAEVSAGQWDAHFPIDVYQTGSGTSSNMNANEVIATLANRAGKAGKTVVHPNDHVNQGQSSNDVIPTALRVSAVLAVHEHLLPALVHLRKTLDKKGRSLRKVVKTGRTHLMDAMPLTFEQEFGAWSAQLASAQERIEDSLKRVRRLPLGGTAIGTGINADPRFGEQVAKALKQQTGVKFDSAANKFEGLAAQDDAVELSGQLNALAVALIKIANDLRWMNAGPLAGLGEIELPALQPGSSIMPGKVNPVIPEATVMACAQVIGHHTAITVAGQTGNFQLNVTLPLIAVNLLDGIGLLANVSVLLADSAIKGLKVREDRVAEALARNPILVTALNPIIGYEKAAAIAKRAYKEQRPVLDVALEDSGLDEAELRRLLDPAALTAGGIQAGGGGAGG comes from the coding sequence ATGAGCAAAGCTGCAAGCAAGGGTGGAACCGCGACGTTCCGTATCGAACACGACAGCATGGGTGAACTGCAGGTACCTGCCGACGCCCTGTGGGGCGCGCAGACCCAGCGTGCCGTGGAGAACTTCCCGGTCTCGGGCCAGCGCATGCCGCGCGGTTTCATCCGTGCCCTGGGCCTGGTGAAGGGCGCTGCCGCCGGCGTCAACGCCGAGCTGGGCCACCTGCCCAAGGTCGTGGCCAAGGCCATCCAGGTGGCTGCCGCCGAAGTGTCGGCCGGTCAGTGGGACGCGCATTTCCCCATCGACGTCTACCAGACCGGTTCGGGTACCTCCTCGAACATGAATGCCAACGAGGTCATCGCCACCCTGGCCAACCGTGCCGGCAAGGCGGGCAAGACCGTGGTGCACCCCAACGACCACGTCAACCAGGGGCAGAGCTCCAACGATGTGATCCCGACGGCATTGCGCGTGTCGGCGGTGCTGGCCGTGCACGAGCATCTGCTGCCGGCGCTGGTGCACCTGCGCAAGACCCTGGACAAGAAGGGCCGCAGCCTGCGCAAGGTGGTCAAGACCGGCCGCACCCACCTGATGGATGCGATGCCGCTGACCTTCGAGCAGGAATTTGGCGCGTGGTCGGCGCAGCTGGCCTCGGCACAGGAACGCATCGAAGACAGCCTCAAGCGCGTGCGTCGCCTGCCGCTGGGCGGCACCGCCATCGGCACCGGCATCAATGCCGATCCGCGCTTCGGCGAGCAGGTGGCCAAGGCCCTCAAGCAGCAGACCGGTGTCAAGTTCGACAGCGCGGCGAACAAGTTTGAAGGCCTGGCCGCGCAGGATGATGCCGTGGAACTGTCCGGCCAGCTCAATGCCCTGGCCGTGGCCCTGATCAAGATCGCCAATGACCTGCGCTGGATGAACGCCGGTCCGCTGGCCGGGCTGGGCGAGATCGAACTGCCGGCCCTGCAGCCGGGCAGCTCGATCATGCCGGGCAAGGTCAACCCGGTCATTCCCGAGGCGACCGTGATGGCCTGCGCGCAGGTGATCGGCCACCACACCGCGATCACCGTGGCCGGGCAGACCGGCAACTTCCAGCTCAATGTCACCCTGCCGCTGATCGCGGTGAACCTGCTCGATGGCATCGGCCTGCTGGCCAACGTGTCCGTCCTGCTGGCCGACAGCGCGATCAAGGGGCTGAAGGTGCGCGAGGACCGCGTGGCCGAGGCGCTGGCGCGCAATCCGATCCTGGTGACCGCGCTGAACCCGATCATCGGCTATGAGAAGGCGGCGGCCATCGCCAAGCGGGCCTACAAGGAACAGCGCCCGGTGCTGGATGTGGCGCTGGAGGACAGCGGCCTGGACGAGGCCGAGCTGCGCCGCCTGCTGGACCCGGCCGCGCTGACCGCCGGTGGCATCCAGGCCGGTGGTGGTGGTGCCGGCGGCTGA